The Psychrobacter sp. LV10R520-6 genome includes a region encoding these proteins:
- a CDS encoding RNA methyltransferase has product MNRNSLSTTLLKPTVSDYLSCLQVVMVNTTLPANIGSAARAMHTMGLSRLTVVDPKHPIDETSVSHAAGGSDVLADAKITPTLEVAISDCQLVFAASSRSRHLPRPVVTPTQAAKIMLDFIDKQSAIDQKTATDSQANRDSNKPNIAILFGREDRGLTNEELAYADYHIQIDANPDYPVLNVASAVQVIASFIFAYAQTHVNTVDKDINIATNNDSHHDRKDINNLNTVVPPTLNLHTRQQWDEPAITQQQLQQLTGRTTELMVQRGLADADHLKSLPARLSRLGSRVQLDQKEYQLLSALIAKLLKG; this is encoded by the coding sequence ATGAATAGAAATTCTTTATCAACCACTTTATTAAAACCTACCGTCAGTGACTATTTATCTTGCCTGCAAGTGGTTATGGTCAATACCACCTTGCCCGCCAATATTGGCTCAGCGGCACGGGCGATGCATACCATGGGCTTATCGCGTCTGACAGTCGTTGATCCTAAGCATCCGATTGATGAGACCAGCGTCTCTCATGCCGCAGGCGGTAGTGATGTCTTAGCAGATGCCAAAATCACACCCACGTTGGAAGTAGCTATTAGCGATTGTCAGCTGGTGTTTGCTGCCAGTAGTCGCAGCCGTCACTTGCCGCGTCCAGTGGTTACCCCTACCCAAGCCGCAAAAATCATGCTGGATTTTATTGATAAACAATCAGCTATCGATCAAAAAACCGCTACTGATTCACAAGCAAACCGTGACAGCAACAAGCCTAACATTGCTATTTTATTTGGTCGAGAGGATCGCGGTCTGACCAATGAAGAATTGGCTTATGCCGATTATCATATCCAAATCGATGCCAATCCTGATTATCCAGTGCTCAATGTCGCCTCAGCGGTGCAAGTTATTGCCAGCTTTATTTTTGCTTACGCTCAGACACACGTTAATACTGTTGATAAAGACATCAATATAGCGACCAATAATGACAGTCATCACGATAGAAAAGATATTAATAATCTAAATACAGTAGTACCGCCAACATTAAATTTGCATACCCGTCAGCAATGGGATGAGCCTGCTATTACCCAGCAGCAATTACAACAGCTAACGGGGCGCACCACCGAATTAATGGTTCAGCGCGGTCTTGCAGATGCTGATCATTTAAAATCGCTGCCTGCGCGTCTGTCTCGGCTCGGTTCGCGGGTCCAGCTCGACCAAAAAGAATATCAGCTGTTAAGCGCCTTGATTGCTAAGCTGTTAAAAGGCTAA
- the dnaE gene encoding DNA polymerase III subunit alpha: MAFVHLGIHSEYSITDSIVRIKPLVKAAAADNQRSLALTDLSNLYATVKFYRACLGAGIKPIIGSEVIMNDEDSRLVLLAMNNEGYQNITRIVSLGFTEGRADVANHGVPIVKRSHILEHAAGVIVLFTEKSDVGQALVSSMPEKADELLLEWQAQFEDRLYFAIKRTNRAGEDAFTKTAIHAGAKHNMPIIAHNDVRFLEQDDFDAHEARVCIAGSYVLADPNRPQTYSDEQYLKTQEQMQQLFADIPQVIDNTSRLATRCNVTLTLGINVLPEFPVPEGETTESFFRAESQRGLEQRLEKLFPTDKRSDNWADIRQKYDDRLEYELNIILSMGFPGYFLIVMDFIRWAKANGVPVGPGRGSGAGSLVAYALNITDLDPIHYDLLFERFLNPERVSMPDFDIDFCIEGRDKVIDYVAQTYGREAVSQIITFGTMAAKAVVRDVARAQSKSYFLASKMSKLIPKTPGITLSQALEQEPQLKDLISNPDNMDYDDATEIWEMAIKLEGVCRNVGKHAGGVLIAPHKITDFSAIYCDDDGHRVSQFDKDDVEAVGLVKFDFLGLRNLTVISAAVKNINQRRAKEGLEALILEDLPLDDSKAYRLLQDAKTTAVFQLESMGMKKYLAKLQPTNIEDVIAMCALYRPGPLDAGMVEMYIDRKHGREEVIYDHPNLEPILENTNGVIVYQEQVMKISQVMAGYSLGGADMLRRAMGKKKPEEMAKQRDIFINGATAQGIDEVTSGGVFDLMEKFAGYGFNRSHSAAYGVLAYQTAYLKQYYPAEFMAAVLTSDMNNTDNVVFFINDCRENFGLTVVNPSVNRSEWHFVADTPTNIIYGLGAIKGVGEGAVESIVEARRRDGPFIDLYDFCRRVDIKKVNKRTLEALVSAGCFDDFAATLRPDLPADEAYEIRGALMSQLPSAVQAAEQDRQNKEIGMMDLFGEMDGVVAAPPLVMTAELIWGDKHRLKAEKNTLGLYLTGHPIDEYREELKRYTSGARLDKLTDTGYNGSCYFAGLIIDMANFGNRNVITLDDGTSRLEVSCYAERFNRVKDQLKVDEVVVIKGSIRERDGRLFARLDNVLTMVDARLRWLKKISIKVHGSDINLLTRLQPLLKSAQADLIPAPRLSYDNDQDEQSNGSANDYYNSVEGGSLYDEEGNDVLAQDQNMSQYINQGDSNQSLSNTDASINDNCTPLGLSIYEDFGIANVALSEHWRVYPNDDNLQQLKSMISEDNLHFHYS, translated from the coding sequence ATGGCATTTGTACACCTTGGCATTCACAGCGAATATTCGATTACTGATTCTATCGTGCGTATCAAGCCGTTAGTTAAGGCTGCCGCGGCAGACAATCAGCGCTCGCTAGCATTAACTGATTTATCCAACCTTTATGCCACGGTGAAGTTTTATCGCGCTTGCCTAGGGGCTGGCATCAAACCCATTATCGGCAGTGAAGTCATCATGAATGATGAGGACTCGCGCTTAGTATTATTGGCGATGAACAATGAGGGTTATCAGAACATTACGCGTATTGTGTCGCTTGGATTTACTGAAGGCCGTGCAGACGTTGCCAATCATGGCGTACCTATCGTTAAGCGTAGCCACATTCTTGAACATGCGGCAGGCGTAATTGTATTATTCACTGAAAAGTCAGATGTCGGTCAAGCATTAGTCAGCTCCATGCCAGAAAAAGCAGATGAGCTGCTTCTCGAGTGGCAAGCACAGTTTGAAGATCGCTTATATTTTGCTATTAAGCGTACCAATCGCGCTGGTGAAGATGCCTTTACCAAAACCGCTATTCACGCCGGTGCCAAACACAACATGCCTATTATTGCCCATAACGACGTACGCTTTTTAGAGCAAGATGACTTCGATGCCCACGAAGCGCGTGTTTGTATTGCTGGCTCTTATGTATTGGCCGATCCTAATCGTCCGCAAACCTATTCAGACGAACAGTATCTAAAGACTCAAGAGCAGATGCAGCAGCTGTTTGCTGATATTCCACAAGTGATTGACAACACTTCACGACTGGCCACCCGTTGTAATGTGACCTTGACCCTAGGTATTAATGTGCTGCCTGAGTTTCCAGTTCCTGAAGGCGAAACCACGGAATCGTTCTTTCGAGCAGAATCGCAGCGCGGTCTTGAACAACGTTTAGAAAAACTCTTTCCCACAGATAAGCGTAGCGATAACTGGGCCGATATTCGGCAGAAATATGATGACCGTTTAGAGTATGAGCTTAATATCATTCTATCAATGGGCTTCCCCGGCTATTTCTTAATCGTCATGGACTTTATTCGCTGGGCAAAAGCCAATGGCGTCCCCGTTGGTCCGGGCCGTGGTTCCGGTGCCGGCTCGCTAGTCGCTTATGCATTAAATATTACGGACCTTGACCCTATTCATTACGATTTATTATTCGAGCGGTTTTTGAACCCTGAGCGGGTATCCATGCCCGACTTTGATATTGATTTTTGTATTGAAGGTCGCGACAAAGTTATCGATTATGTCGCCCAAACCTATGGCCGAGAAGCGGTCTCGCAAATCATTACCTTTGGTACGATGGCCGCAAAAGCCGTGGTACGTGACGTCGCGCGTGCACAAAGTAAATCGTACTTTCTTGCCAGCAAAATGTCTAAACTTATACCCAAGACTCCAGGGATAACGCTCAGTCAAGCGCTAGAGCAAGAGCCACAGCTGAAAGACTTGATCTCCAATCCTGATAATATGGATTATGACGATGCCACTGAGATTTGGGAAATGGCAATTAAGCTTGAAGGCGTTTGTCGAAACGTGGGTAAACATGCCGGCGGAGTACTGATTGCACCGCATAAGATCACTGACTTTAGCGCCATTTATTGTGATGACGACGGTCACCGCGTGAGCCAGTTTGATAAAGATGACGTTGAAGCGGTGGGTCTGGTGAAGTTTGACTTTTTAGGTCTGCGTAACCTAACCGTGATTAGTGCAGCGGTCAAAAATATCAATCAGCGCCGCGCTAAAGAAGGATTAGAAGCACTCATACTTGAAGATTTACCGTTGGATGACAGTAAGGCCTATCGTCTATTACAAGATGCAAAAACCACCGCCGTCTTTCAGCTTGAAAGTATGGGCATGAAAAAATACTTAGCCAAGTTGCAACCAACCAATATTGAAGACGTTATTGCCATGTGTGCGCTTTATCGTCCAGGCCCGCTTGATGCCGGCATGGTAGAGATGTATATCGACCGGAAACATGGCCGTGAAGAAGTTATCTATGACCACCCTAATCTTGAGCCTATTTTAGAAAATACCAACGGCGTTATTGTTTACCAAGAACAGGTCATGAAAATTTCACAGGTCATGGCCGGTTATAGCTTAGGCGGTGCGGACATGTTACGCCGTGCTATGGGTAAGAAAAAACCTGAAGAGATGGCCAAACAGCGTGATATTTTCATCAATGGTGCAACCGCGCAAGGAATTGATGAAGTGACTTCGGGCGGCGTGTTTGATTTGATGGAGAAGTTTGCTGGTTATGGCTTTAACAGATCGCATTCTGCTGCTTATGGGGTTCTAGCCTATCAGACGGCCTACCTTAAACAATACTACCCTGCTGAATTTATGGCCGCGGTACTCACCTCTGATATGAACAATACTGATAACGTAGTGTTTTTCATCAATGACTGCCGTGAAAACTTCGGCTTAACCGTGGTGAATCCATCCGTTAACCGTAGTGAATGGCATTTTGTCGCTGATACCCCAACCAATATTATTTATGGATTGGGCGCGATTAAAGGGGTGGGTGAAGGTGCCGTTGAGTCTATTGTTGAGGCGCGCCGCCGCGATGGACCTTTCATAGATTTATATGACTTTTGTCGCCGTGTTGATATCAAAAAGGTCAATAAGCGTACCTTAGAGGCGCTAGTCAGCGCCGGCTGTTTTGATGACTTTGCCGCGACCTTGCGTCCTGACTTGCCAGCCGATGAAGCTTACGAGATTCGTGGGGCCCTGATGAGTCAGCTGCCAAGCGCGGTACAAGCGGCCGAGCAAGATCGCCAGAATAAAGAAATCGGTATGATGGATTTGTTCGGTGAGATGGATGGCGTGGTCGCCGCGCCGCCATTAGTCATGACCGCAGAGTTGATATGGGGTGATAAGCATCGCCTAAAAGCTGAAAAAAACACCTTAGGGCTGTATTTAACCGGACATCCTATTGACGAGTATCGTGAAGAGCTTAAACGCTATACCTCAGGCGCACGGCTCGATAAACTTACCGATACGGGCTATAACGGCAGCTGTTATTTTGCCGGCTTAATCATCGATATGGCCAACTTTGGTAATCGCAACGTGATAACCTTAGATGATGGTACTTCGCGATTAGAAGTCAGCTGCTATGCTGAGCGCTTTAACCGCGTTAAAGATCAGCTAAAAGTTGATGAAGTGGTGGTCATTAAAGGCAGTATCCGAGAGCGTGATGGTCGTCTGTTTGCTCGCCTTGATAATGTGTTAACTATGGTCGATGCGCGCTTGCGTTGGTTGAAGAAAATCAGCATTAAAGTTCACGGTAGCGATATCAATCTACTAACGCGCTTGCAACCGCTTCTCAAGTCAGCACAAGCTGACTTAATACCAGCGCCGCGTCTCTCTTACGACAATGATCAAGACGAGCAAAGTAATGGCTCAGCTAATGACTATTATAATAGTGTAGAAGGCGGTAGCTTGTATGATGAAGAAGGTAATGATGTATTGGCGCAAGATCAAAATATGAGCCAATACATCAATCAAGGCGATTCTAATCAATCCCTTAGTAATACAGATGCCTCAATTAATGATAACTGTACTCCGCTTGGGCTTAGCATTTATGAAGATTTTGGCATTGCTAATGTGGCGTTGTCCGAGCACTGGCGTGTCTATCCCAATGATGATAATCTACAACAACTAAAAAGTATGATTAGCGAAGATAACTTACATTTTCATTATAGCTAG
- a CDS encoding Hpt domain-containing protein, producing MANTHHSNDSTNNTNNSSSSADDEVINHEQFEDMRDLLEEDFADLIQTYIIDSQQRIKLLRTTQASDDNANGFEAAHALKGASANVGATHLVTLSEQLQEACRKRNIGQQAKLIDQTAIALQQVELEIHKRLGQ from the coding sequence ATGGCCAACACTCATCATAGTAACGATAGTACGAATAACACAAATAATAGTAGTAGTAGTGCTGATGATGAAGTTATCAATCACGAACAGTTTGAAGACATGCGTGACTTGCTAGAAGAAGATTTTGCAGACTTAATTCAGACCTATATTATCGACAGTCAGCAGCGGATTAAGTTGCTACGTACCACCCAAGCATCCGATGATAATGCCAACGGTTTTGAAGCCGCTCACGCCTTAAAAGGCGCAAGTGCCAATGTAGGTGCAACACATTTAGTCACTCTTAGCGAACAGTTACAAGAAGCCTGTCGTAAGCGTAATATCGGTCAGCAAGCAAAGCTTATTGACCAAACAGCGATAGCGTTACAGCAAGTAGAGCTAGAGATCCATAAACGGCTAGGACAATAA